The Candidatus Koribacter versatilis Ellin345 genome has a segment encoding these proteins:
- a CDS encoding M13 family metallopeptidase, with product MRLPALLLSCCFLVSVAIAQQPTEPTLPYTPGLDITAMDKSIDPCQDFYTYSCGGWMKKNPIPPDQTSWGVYGKLYEDNLTFLREILVQDAREKDRTPVAQKIGDFYGACMEEATINDAGAKPMQADLDAVTSLMSIKDLPPTLAKLHIGGVSALFGGGSMQDPDNSEMQIVGLDQGGLGLPDRDYYLNDDAKSKADRAKYLEHVQKMFELLGDSPDKAKAESAVVMKIETELAKHSLTRVDRRDPYKVKNKMSPAELAKLSPNFDWAAYFSASGLPKMDVLNLGTKDFFKDVSDQMKSVSLADWKTYLRFHVANSRSPYLSKPFVDENFAFYRAYLRGAKEQQPRWKRCVEWTDMLLGEALGQEYVKRTFSPELKESTVDMTRRIEDAMAVRIQQLDWMSPKTKEQAMVKLKSIRNKIGYPDKWRDYSSVDIKPLDFYGNVSRAIAFESHRDWNKVGKPVDRGEWGMTPPTVNAYYNPQMNDINFPAGVLQPPLYDAKMDDAPNYGNTGGTIGHELTHGFDDEGRQFDAQGNLKDWWTKQDADEFVKRANCVVDQYATYVVVDDIHINSKLTEGEDVADLGGEILAYVAWKDKTKDMKLEDRDGLTPDQRFFVGYAQWVCENDRPENLRVHAKTDPHSPGKYRINGVVVNMPEFGKAFACKADAPMVKAADKVCHVW from the coding sequence TTGCGTCTACCAGCACTTCTGCTCTCCTGCTGTTTTCTCGTTAGCGTCGCTATCGCCCAACAACCTACCGAACCCACCCTCCCGTACACCCCAGGTCTCGATATCACTGCGATGGACAAATCCATCGATCCCTGCCAAGACTTCTACACCTATTCCTGTGGCGGCTGGATGAAAAAGAACCCCATCCCACCCGACCAGACCAGTTGGGGCGTTTACGGCAAGCTCTATGAGGACAACCTCACCTTCCTGCGCGAAATCCTCGTTCAGGACGCACGCGAGAAAGACCGCACTCCCGTCGCGCAAAAGATCGGTGATTTCTACGGCGCGTGCATGGAAGAAGCCACCATCAACGACGCCGGCGCCAAGCCAATGCAGGCCGACCTCGACGCCGTTACCTCTCTCATGAGCATTAAGGACCTTCCGCCCACGCTCGCCAAGCTCCACATCGGCGGCGTAAGCGCGCTCTTTGGCGGCGGCTCCATGCAGGACCCCGATAACTCCGAGATGCAGATCGTCGGCCTCGACCAAGGCGGCCTCGGCTTGCCCGACCGCGACTACTACCTCAACGACGACGCCAAGTCCAAGGCAGATCGCGCCAAGTACCTCGAGCACGTTCAGAAAATGTTCGAGCTCCTCGGCGACAGTCCTGACAAGGCGAAGGCAGAATCGGCCGTCGTGATGAAGATCGAAACCGAGTTGGCAAAGCACTCGCTTACTCGCGTCGATCGCCGCGATCCTTACAAGGTCAAAAACAAGATGAGCCCGGCGGAACTCGCGAAGCTCTCGCCAAACTTCGACTGGGCCGCATACTTCAGCGCCTCCGGCCTGCCGAAGATGGACGTCCTGAACCTCGGCACCAAGGACTTCTTCAAAGACGTTAGCGACCAGATGAAGTCCGTCAGCCTCGCCGACTGGAAAACCTACCTCCGTTTCCACGTCGCGAACTCGCGCTCGCCCTATCTCTCCAAGCCGTTCGTGGACGAGAACTTCGCCTTCTACCGTGCCTACCTGCGCGGCGCCAAAGAGCAGCAGCCGCGCTGGAAGCGCTGCGTCGAATGGACCGACATGCTCCTCGGCGAAGCCCTCGGCCAGGAATACGTGAAGCGCACCTTCTCGCCGGAACTCAAAGAGTCCACGGTCGATATGACGCGCCGTATCGAAGACGCCATGGCCGTCCGCATCCAGCAACTCGATTGGATGAGCCCGAAAACGAAAGAACAGGCGATGGTCAAGCTGAAGTCCATCCGCAACAAGATCGGCTATCCCGACAAGTGGCGCGACTATAGCTCCGTGGACATCAAGCCCCTCGACTTCTACGGCAACGTCTCGCGCGCCATCGCGTTTGAGTCCCATCGCGACTGGAACAAGGTCGGCAAGCCGGTAGACCGCGGCGAGTGGGGCATGACGCCGCCCACCGTCAACGCCTACTACAATCCGCAGATGAACGACATCAACTTCCCGGCCGGCGTTCTACAGCCGCCACTCTACGACGCCAAGATGGATGATGCCCCGAACTACGGCAACACCGGCGGCACCATCGGCCACGAACTGACCCATGGCTTCGACGACGAAGGCCGTCAGTTCGACGCCCAGGGCAACCTCAAAGATTGGTGGACGAAGCAGGACGCCGATGAGTTCGTGAAGCGCGCCAACTGCGTTGTGGACCAGTACGCGACCTACGTTGTCGTCGACGACATCCACATCAACTCCAAGCTGACGGAAGGCGAAGACGTTGCCGACCTCGGCGGCGAAATCCTCGCCTACGTCGCGTGGAAGGACAAAACGAAGGACATGAAGCTGGAAGATCGTGACGGCCTTACGCCTGACCAGCGCTTCTTCGTCGGCTACGCGCAGTGGGTCTGCGAAAACGATCGTCCGGAGAACCTGCGCGTCCACGCCAAAACCGATCCGCACTCACCGGGTAAGTACCGCATCAACGGCGTGGTCGTAAACATGCCGGAGTTCGGCAAAGCGTTCGCCTGCAAGGCTGACGCACCGATGGTGAAAGCCGCTGACAAAGTCTGTCACGTCTGGTAG